A genomic region of Oncorhynchus mykiss isolate Arlee chromosome 4, USDA_OmykA_1.1, whole genome shotgun sequence contains the following coding sequences:
- the LOC110522246 gene encoding androgen-induced gene 1 protein isoform X2 — protein MALIPSQVLRVAILLSYFSILCNYKAIDMPAHQTYGGSWKFLTFIDLVIQAVFFGVCVLTDLSSLLTKGSESQEQERQLRKLIGLRDWMMAVLAFPVGVMLETTDPQQTDASILIAFSSIIHGVEMHVTVLIYK, from the exons atggCGCTCATCCCATCTCAGGTGCTAAGGGTAGCCATCCTCCTGTCCTATTTCTCCATCCTCTGCAATTATAAAGCCATTGACATGCCCGCGCATCAAACATACGGCGGTAGCTGGAAGTTTTTAACATTCATAGACCTG GTTATCCAGGCAGTGTTCTTTGGCGTGTGTGTGCTGACAGACCTGTCCAGCCTGCTGACCAAGGGAAGTGAGAGCCAGGAGCAGGAGAGGCAGCTTAGGAAGCTCATTGGCCTGAGGGACTGGATGATGGCCGTGCTGGCCTTCCCTGTTGGAGTG ATGCTTGAAACCACAGATCCACAACAAACAGATGCTTCCATTCTCATTGCCTTTTCAAGCATTATTCATGG TGTTGAAATGCATGTAACTGTGCTGATCTACAAGTAA